tcttctctacatcgtgggctgtatatacataatattacacgtaGAGCGTAATGGCGCCTGCACACCTCTTCATATTCGTAGGATCAATATTATTGGaacaaaaaatgaacaaaacaaatatcATGGATTTATCATAAATCCGTAATTCATAGCAAGCACTGGGGTATCGCTGGTGTGGTGAATATATGCACCTTGGGGTGGAATTCTCTCACCCGGACGTTTGTACCCAGAATCCTGACCAATGGGGCTATATCCATGGATAAACAGCCGACAGGTACTTAGATAGTTGGACATATAGTAGATATAAAGAGGAATATAGTCGCGACGTCGTTGATCAGGTCCGTGCCCCCGGCCCCGTGGTCCGTCAGTTGTACAGGTGGTTCAGGTTCAAACGTTTgcttattgttaaaatatagacCACATCGATTTTTTTCTGCTTGGATTTAAAATGTTGACCTTTATCTAGGTCTCCTAAAACTAGAAAAAagaattatctaaattattgatACGGTACGtttaattgtaggtacatattatacatatgatttataattaataatcttagtatactagtatacatacataatatttaaaaataacgtaGTTTGTACTTGTATCATagaatacttttaattatttcatctaTTCTATGTTTATTCTTGAAAACCTAAATTGttgagtatttactatttataattattggtaatgttaatgtttaattttcaagtatttgtaATCGTTTAATAATCgtatatattaagatttttatttattggttggTTAaagtaatagttatatatttatattatacatattttataatattatgctttacttattagttattagttcaaatatttaaattacgaactatagtctataattaaatcaatatctatatctatattttgCGATTCAATATAAGTAACCAGttacacagaatataataatatttgatataattatacaaacttCTGATTTAATGGATACGGACAACAGGTTACCTGTAGGTTGTAGTTGATAACATTCTAaagttataaatacaatattaaacgcAACATTTATCATAACGATTTTATGCTGGTACCCAGTGCCCCAAGgtggaattaaattttaaatttcccggATTAGTATTGGTGTAGTTATAATTAAACCGTTGTCGCCTGTCACTACAGACAACATTAACCCTACTACTTACTAGTCTACTCGCTGGTCGCTACTATCTACTCGGTGTCTCAGACGTCTCAGTACTCAGTAGTAATTAGTCAATTATTGTCATTTGTCCGTTGTCTGTCGTCTGTGGCTAGTCCACCTGTACCGCTCGCGGTATAAGTTGCGATCGGTAGTTCATCTTTTTTCTATGCCAGTAACCTGTGGCAATAAACTAGAAGTGTCTGTAATCTGTTGTTGTTATAATTAAGTTCTGTGAAGTAAGTTATACTTTCTCTGAAGTTCAATATGCACGTACCATAGAAAATAGGTAACTTAATGAAACAACTactgtaatttattgaaatattattaagtttgtatcattattattgtttaattttgataaacccattttgcatatattttgtacatacattttattggaagtttattagaaaacaatgggaaatgaaaacaatataatatacttaataaactaatacaaattaaaaacgattctacatattttacaataagatCAAACTGGACTATTTTAGGATCTTATgatatttgtgttattttaaagGTACTAATATGGGTGATTCAGACATTTTGACCCCTCTAATAAACAGTCAGGATTCTTTGAGCAGTCAGGATCAAATATCTAAGCCGGAGAATACTAATGCATGGGGACGTCTATATCCAGAGAACGAGTGTTTAAAAATTGAAGGTTTGtctgtttattattgtttaattttatgcatgataaaattattattgttgtgataATGTGACATATGCCATTTacgttcatataataaatattctaaattttgtatttattttagaccTAGTGAAGGATAATTACAACGCAGGTCGCCAAACTAACGATGTTGACTTTCAATTTACAAAACAATGTTTTAGTTTAAAAGTAATGAATCATATTAGCAAGATTCATTTCATTATAAATCGTGAAAAGATTGGGACATTAGGTTATGTAGTATTTATTACAGACAGGAGTGCAAATGGCACATTTTTAAATggtgaaaaaattggaaaagaCAATCGTTGGATTTTATCGAATAATGACAAAATTGCTGTTGTTTCTAAAGCAAATTatggtaaaattttaattagtatttaataattacctacattagtttttaaaaacttaccataaatattttatattcatttttgtagTATATACATTTACTGATAAACGTTCAGATTATTTAAATTGTCCGCAAAAGGTCAGGGAACAATTTGCTGTTTATGGTATATTGGGTAGAGGAACTTTTGGTGAAGTCCGATTAGCTTTTGAAAAAGTAAGTTTTGTCGaattaatagaatttaattttatgttttaacattttattgccTTGACCGgaacatttgtaatattatgtatattatgtatatcattcatgatttgtatatatttacatacctaaatataatttttagattctgatcgctctgatgaatgtattgattttacagtgatgttgtacagtttttttatttttgtcaccaaccgtttggggcagtaaaactgcttcgatattcttcaacagcatcttgtttgatgggaaagtgaatctagttggtataatcgaaaggtcaaaatttaaaattcccaatagttccaggaaaaacattataaaaattaagggaaacgagaatttttatgcaaaatcggtttttcacaaaatcgatCTTAGTTTTTgaagtaacttttttttaagtaacattttcagtttccaattttgttAGTCTTTTTTCCTATGtatgtcaataaaaatacaaGGGAGCAACTATATTGGTACAATGACAgttgaaaatcattaaaaatcctgagtcacggtttttttttaaaagcatttaaagttcaaatcttgacaaaaaacGGAAATATCACGAAacttagcaaattattttgagttgagaattcataaaattttttctttcaaatccaagatttgaaaatgttaaataacattattcataaatttgtctacctttatgaaaaaaaaaatgtctacaagaaagtcaaattaagtttttatgagcgtttaaagtttatatttttacaatgttggatattcactcgatttctctttcagcgattatgttattttattgttattcaaaaacaaattactgtaaatacatgaaaatttaactgaatgtttatattttaattttctatacaccatgacatttttaaaataatttaactctttttgagatgtttacggacattgtcagttttcaatttttatttgtttttatttgtttttatttggtaaaaaagcgtgaaaatttaatgcaatgctccacgtaaataggttattaataaattaatttattaacaataatatcatcaaagatacttagtaatatcataggctgactgaccgtttttgctcagaatcgtttttcttattcattgatattatatcattaaattcaaatttaacactatctaTTACGGcgaccaacttgtaacctactgtacagcagagcgacatccactggccctccttttttttttaaactatccAATGGCCTTTTTTTATTACAACGATCAATGATCTTTAACAGTACATTTCAGaagtgtacataaatattttagtaaaaacatacaaaaacatGTTTGGTTATCACTCCTAGTAGAGAGGTTCCGGCCATAgtctaatattttttactacgtCATATGTGTGTTAGATGAATCATAGccttagttattttattgttattcaaaaacaaataactgtagaaacatgaacattttactaggtgtttttattttcattttctatatacaataaaattttgaaatattttaactttttatgagctgtttacggacattgtcagttttcaattttcttagttttttttttctataaatatcaataaaattttatttgttgggtaaaaatgcatgaaaatgtaatatattgttacaatagcagttgaaaaatatcaaaaatacataggtatacaatgatttttttataagtatttaaagttggaattttgacaaaatttaataattttttatatacaattttcaactcGTATAGgcaatatcatagactgacactcagaatattattgaattcaaatttaatattttaagtgtcattacagtgacccacttataacatactgtacagcagagaaaCCTACTTGCTcacctattttaaatttagaacaaTATTAACACATctatatacaggatgattttttttgtactacttaaagtGTGTCCTATGGCAAtaaaaacttctgtttttcaaacggGAATTCCCTTTTTTACTCTAAATGATTTGGcggatattttttttgaactaaTTGATgaacctaattcaaaatttgaataagtaTTTTCttggttattaaaatgtttgtctCCAGCTTATCTCagatatttagtattatttaaaattttaatctggTAAAGATATTTTTTGGCCATATATTATAGACTAGAATGGAggggtatattattttacacaaatattttaaactctaCCTATTCAGctagtatagtatataagtaaaagtttaaaatgcatTAATCCTAATCAAGTAAAAGAGCTCATTCTATTTTTTCTGTATATACATTCTTATACTCATAATATGTTAACTTAACATTTaggttttaatttatgaattgttattttttttttttctagaaaactTCAAAATGCTTTGCATTGAAAAAAGTGAATAGGGAAAGTTGTATTGTGTTAAGGGAACCAGATATTTTATCAAGCTTATCTcatgtaattttattgaactttatataattattgcatacaatttgtattttttgttatatgttACTATCAAAGCTTTTATGTCTAGCCGAATATTGTTAACATGGAAAATTTCATCGATACTACTGACGCAATTTACATCACTTTGGAATATATGCCTGGAGGAACTCTAAAGCAACTAATAGAAAATACAAAACGTTTAAAAGAatcggaatctaaaataattttgtatcaaGTTGCTCGAGCTGTTCAGTACTTACACAATAGATCAATTGCTCATAGGGATCTAaaggtaattttataaattttaaattttttgattattatatgtaatttaaaatgagagcatattatatttaaattaatttatattttatgaaattgataatttcacatattttttttttattaatttcagccAGGGAACATTTTACTTTCCATCAAGTCTCCTACAAGTGTTGTAAAATTGGCCGATTTTGGCCTATCTAAGAAGATAACTGAAAACacacatttaaaaacattttgtggtTCATTAGCATACCTTGCACCAGAAGTATTtttgaatagaaaaaatattgctcaatcgtgtattaaatatactaataaagtaGATTCATGGAGTTTTggtgttattttatatgaatggtAAAcaactgtatatttatattctaattaatttacaaaaccatatgacaatttaaaaatattaattttttttttatagtttaagtgGTTATAAACCTTTTGCTGGTGATCATATTGAAGAAAAGATTTGTAAAGgagtatacaatataactaaACTTAAATTGTTTAACACTTCAAATGGTGCACAAGATATAATCAAGCAGTTATTAAcagttgattataatatgaggtttgattttgataaaatattgaaacacaTTTGGTTTGAAAAAGATATGTTGATGAAGGAAAAAGTTGGAAACCTTATTGCTGAATTTTCAAATGGCTTAAAGCCAAGTAACAAATTTACAGCTAATAAAGAAAATgtcactaaaaaaataaagttttgttCTTGTCTTACACAAGATACTTGTTCCGAATCTGAACATACCTgaatagatttaaatatatatttataagacatttttttttcagaactatttttttttgtttattgttatgaattattacttaattatgttaagtttattttaaattgtatacattatttttctgTTGTTGGCTGTATATAGTTATTGAAGTCAAGATTCTgactatttattcaattaatattgtgtttaatattaaaataatgacataatttatactttgacgctttaacaatttttattcttaaaatcttaatataaacatGAAGTATTAAAGGATATTTATGAAACTCCATAatcattaatacttaatatacatttattatctaAAGGTATATATACActttttggaatatttatacACATCTGCTGTTGTTGATTTATTATCGTAGTGATCATTAATCTTGTGTTGGGTATATGAAACCAATATTTTCCAATAGCGGGCTTGAAATCATTTgtaaaatcacaattttttacagCTAAATTTGTTACCAAAATTGTCGcatttttattgcataaatattttaaaactgaacttatatgatttatatagcataaacctaaaaaaaaaaaataaaataaatttattaaatgatattgggattagtcaaatattttcaatttaccaTCATTCTTATAAAATCCTATAAATGATAGGTATAGTGCAGGTAGAGAATCTATGATTATGATAGGGTCCAACTTTTCTTTTAGACCATGTAAGCaagtaattaaattgtaaatgtcTATAACCGAGTACACataaattttcttcaaaatatcattaatctataaaaatattacaaaattaattttcaataataattaaatgttatttttaacatacatacttcattatttttcatatttttatttttcaacatttgtttaATTCTTTTCactgaaaatttgtttttagtatCTATGTAAACTATAtctttttttgtagttattataatatttaatagaatacTAATACATAGTTGGGTTTTTCCACAAGCAGATGGGCCACACAGTTCATATATGTTACCAACAAATAATCCTCCATCAAGTAGGTTAtctaatctaaataattttaatttcattaatagatatatactttaaacaaacatttcttaTTACTTAAGAATTCCAGTTTGAATGAATGTCGATAATGTTTTACTTAAATAAAGTGTGTATCCATTAGTTAATGGTGATGAACACTTTACTGTCATGGTATCTTTTAGTTTTGTTAtttcctgaaaaaaaataattaattttaggaAACCTACATAAATGGTggaatttaaacaatataactaaatttaactgtataacATGTTAGCTATTCTACGacttaatttaattgatatttaatattcttaatggATGCATTTAAATACCTTCTGTAATATCAACAAAGGTggacaagttaatgaaaataataaactcaagttagaagttaataattaacaaacaatttatttaactatctaAGTTTAGACAGCTTATTagtaatatggaaaaaaatattaggtgttaaaaaaaagtgtatctactttttaataacatttcaaCTAGTTAATACTCACCTTAGATATTAAATGTAGTGTTTTAATGATAGCTATACTTAAGGTAATCCAAATTAGGATaggtttttaaacataatatctaatattagcATAAAGGTGACTGATTAAGTTTTATACTACTTTAGCATCTATGAGGGCGGGGGCAGATAAACATCGACTTAACAGCCTActgtaaatgtaaaattttaatatattttttttatgtgcagCCAAAAAAGTTATTTGGGGGGGGATGGGTGCTTAGCTAAGGGGGTAAAATCTTTATGTATACACTTGATGGTTAAGCTTTAGCCTGCATAGGTATtacataaaattcaataaattcatattaaataataaagtctATACTTATTGAAGCAATTACCTTGCATTTTAAATTGCATACGCTTTGCAAATTGGAAGTTTTCTTTTGGAGGAAGTCGTTCACCGTACAAATGTTTTTCTCGAATAAATTATTGAGAACGTTTTTGTTAGATACCAGAGGAACGTTCAATCGAATCATTTTCGGTAGTTTTATCGGTAACGCAAATACGCAATTAGAACTAcataataaattttatcaatCCTGCGGTATATGCATATTGCATTACTAATAGACATTAAATGAATGCACTGAAGTCTATACAGTTCAGTGAACAAATGTGAGCAGTTGTTGTTACGGTCGAATGAAGTATGAACGGTTGATTATTTTCACGTACTATGCCAGTATGGACTATGGAGTAAGGAGTTCCGCACTTTATAGGTAGCAATTAACAATGAACGAGTAGTTGATCTTATAAAAGCCGGCAGCTGGTGTATGATGCATCCGAGTATCGTGTCCTTAGTCGCCAGTCGGTTTGGCATGTCTCACAGTTcataataaacgtatacagCTTACAGTTAAACACATGTCACATACACTTAAGAAATATCTTAgatcgtattattatactagagactaaaaatagtaaaaatatagaatagagtaatttaaattttaagcaaaCATTTTAAACCGTGATAGGCCTGTTGTGATACGCTTcatgaaaaataactaaattcatACATAACCTAATACATTGGGTTTTGAATGTGCCCGGGAAACTGAATGGCACAGCGGAATTTTGCGTTGTTTACGTCTGGGTCGCAAGGGTTGGTGACACTGCGGCTCTTGTTATTGTTCCGGGACTCGGTCGGCGGGGGGACGCGCCGCCGCCGTgaagtttttgttttgttttgctgTTGGGCGCTCACTCTCGATCGGCCCGTACTAGCTGCGCCCACTAAACAGCGAATTCTCGCAGTCGACCGCCGCCGGACGCCATATTGTCGTGCGTCTCTCTTTACGTGCATTTCGTCCGGGGAATCGGTCAGTACGTTTTTTCGAACCCGTGTGTTGCGATTATGAAATTCATTGCGCGCACCGCGTCATGTTCTAGTATTGTGCGTGCAAAATGTGCGGTAATTGTCTGAACAGACTCGTGTGATGGCTTGCGACCGATGGAGGGTAATCGCTTCGATCTTGGTAAGCATCTCAGCGGCAGTCTCATCCGCCGCGCACAAAATGGCCGACCCGCCATTTCCTTCCGTTACGCTATTCTAACGCGTTACCGTTTTTCTAGCCGCGTTGATGCTTTTCCCTGTCGACAATGTTGTGAGAAATCCACTTTGGACACTATTTTTTCGCCCGATTGCCAAAAATTGTGTcggcaatacatttttatcaaataataatttatcccgcctattattattatttctgttattaTTGAATTTCTGTTTTCAAAACATAACCTCTAATCtctagataaaatttaattttgttaatttgaaaTGAGAAAAGTGTAAAGTCAATTAACTTTTATGTCGAGAAGATAACTTATAAGGCTTCTTGATTAGGACATTGGCTTTAAAGAGTTGTTACTATCTTACCCCTATTCGTAAACGGCCATTAGAGGGTAAATCAACATGtgcttgttattttttaatttgaaatttcaacgttcgagttaaaaattaaagtggatacattttgattttttaactacctaatataaaatttaggtattcaaaataaatcatatgGAACAATAAATTCAAGTTTgcttaacaaattaaaatttaacagatACTAcctgattaattttaaataaaaacattttagttacttcaatatgcttattatttatctatttatttcaaataaaacaagattttttcttataattagtttttttgtttgttatattctataattatattaaaaattaattaaattatctaaattagTTGTTTCTATACCCGACATATAACATATCCACTCAATAGGTCCACTTCATACAATAGTTCAAAACTGAATTTTGTTATACTTACAAGTATTATATGAACATACATTATTCttgtggattaatgtatttattttttttaaataattaattttgtttcatttgTCTTAGATAAACTAAATGGATAATCCAAAAGCGATTAATAATTGTTCAGAACCTAAAATCATTTATGGCCACTGCTTCCCAACTGGGAGCTGGGACCATTGATTGtcacaaacataataaatatgatgGGAATGGCCATCaggtaaacatttttgtttttataggt
The Metopolophium dirhodum isolate CAU chromosome 7, ASM1992520v1, whole genome shotgun sequence DNA segment above includes these coding regions:
- the LOC132948968 gene encoding serine/threonine-protein kinase Chk2-like isoform X1, with the translated sequence MDKQPTGTNMGDSDILTPLINSQDSLSSQDQISKPENTNAWGRLYPENECLKIEDLVKDNYNAGRQTNDVDFQFTKQCFSLKVMNHISKIHFIINREKIGTLGYVVFITDRSANGTFLNGEKIGKDNRWILSNNDKIAVVSKANYVYTFTDKRSDYLNCPQKVREQFAVYGILGRGTFGEVRLAFEKKTSKCFALKKVNRESCIVLREPDILSSLSHPNIVNMENFIDTTDAIYITLEYMPGGTLKQLIENTKRLKESESKIILYQVARAVQYLHNRSIAHRDLKPGNILLSIKSPTSVVKLADFGLSKKITENTHLKTFCGSLAYLAPEVFLNRKNIAQSCIKYTNKVDSWSFGVILYECLSGYKPFAGDHIEEKICKGVYNITKLKLFNTSNGAQDIIKQLLTVDYNMRFDFDKILKHIWFEKDMLMKEKVGNLIAEFSNGLKPSNKFTANKENVTKKIKFCSCLTQDTCSESEHT
- the LOC132948968 gene encoding serine/threonine-protein kinase Chk2-like isoform X2; this encodes MGDSDILTPLINSQDSLSSQDQISKPENTNAWGRLYPENECLKIEDLVKDNYNAGRQTNDVDFQFTKQCFSLKVMNHISKIHFIINREKIGTLGYVVFITDRSANGTFLNGEKIGKDNRWILSNNDKIAVVSKANYVYTFTDKRSDYLNCPQKVREQFAVYGILGRGTFGEVRLAFEKKTSKCFALKKVNRESCIVLREPDILSSLSHPNIVNMENFIDTTDAIYITLEYMPGGTLKQLIENTKRLKESESKIILYQVARAVQYLHNRSIAHRDLKPGNILLSIKSPTSVVKLADFGLSKKITENTHLKTFCGSLAYLAPEVFLNRKNIAQSCIKYTNKVDSWSFGVILYECLSGYKPFAGDHIEEKICKGVYNITKLKLFNTSNGAQDIIKQLLTVDYNMRFDFDKILKHIWFEKDMLMKEKVGNLIAEFSNGLKPSNKFTANKENVTKKIKFCSCLTQDTCSESEHT
- the LOC132948970 gene encoding DNA repair protein RAD51 homolog 4 isoform X1; translation: MIRLNVPLVSNKNVLNNLFEKNICTVNDFLQKKTSNLQSVCNLKCKEITKLKDTMTVKCSSPLTNGYTLYLSKTLSTFIQTGILKLDNLLDGGLFVGNIYELCGPSACGKTQLCISILLNIIITTKKDIVYIDTKNKFSVKRIKQMLKNKNMKNNEINDILKKIYVYSVIDIYNLITCLHGLKEKLDPIIIIDSLPALYLSFIGFYKNDGLCYINHISSVLKYLCNKNATILVTNLAVKNCDFTNDFKPAIGKYWFHIPNTRLMITTIINQQQQMCINIPKSVYIPLDNKCILSINDYGVS
- the LOC132948970 gene encoding DNA repair protein RAD51 homolog 4 isoform X2; its protein translation is MTVKCSSPLTNGYTLYLSKTLSTFIQTGILKLDNLLDGGLFVGNIYELCGPSACGKTQLCISILLNIIITTKKDIVYIDTKNKFSVKRIKQMLKNKNMKNNEINDILKKIYVYSVIDIYNLITCLHGLKEKLDPIIIIDSLPALYLSFIGFYKNDGLCYINHISSVLKYLCNKNATILVTNLAVKNCDFTNDFKPAIGKYWFHIPNTRLMITTIINQQQQMCINIPKSVYIPLDNKCILSINDYGVS